A portion of the bacterium genome contains these proteins:
- the pyrH gene encoding UMP kinase: MTDGTAPRYRRVVLKLSGEALAGSGAGERSLDSDILHLVAREVRAVREAGVDAALVVGGGNIARGVQLAARTGVARVTADYMGLLATVINALALQDAMEREGLETRVQTAIEMRQVAEPYIRRRAIRHLEKGRIVIFAGGTGSPYFTTDTAAALRAIEVEAGAILMAKKGVDGVYDKDPRESAGAVRFRTLDYMDVLNRGLKVMDATATSLCMDNGMPIIVFDILKQGNLRRAVLGEEIGTLVGGGSDARGHR; this comes from the coding sequence ATGACCGACGGGACGGCCCCGCGCTACCGGCGCGTCGTGCTGAAACTGAGCGGCGAGGCGCTCGCCGGGAGCGGCGCCGGTGAGCGGAGTCTCGATTCCGACATCCTGCATCTGGTCGCGCGCGAGGTCCGCGCCGTCCGCGAGGCCGGCGTCGACGCGGCCCTCGTGGTCGGCGGCGGCAACATCGCCCGCGGCGTGCAGCTGGCGGCGCGGACGGGCGTCGCCCGCGTGACCGCCGACTACATGGGCCTGCTGGCGACGGTGATCAATGCGCTTGCGCTGCAGGACGCGATGGAGCGCGAGGGGCTCGAGACGCGCGTGCAGACCGCGATCGAGATGCGTCAGGTGGCGGAGCCCTACATCCGGCGGCGGGCGATCCGGCACTTGGAGAAGGGCCGGATCGTTATTTTCGCCGGCGGCACCGGCAGCCCGTATTTCACGACCGACACGGCGGCGGCGCTGCGCGCCATCGAGGTCGAAGCGGGCGCGATCCTGATGGCGAAGAAGGGCGTCGACGGCGTCTACGACAAGGATCCGCGCGAGAGCGCCGGCGCCGTGCGGTTCCGCACGCTCGACTACATGGACGTGCTGAACCGCGGCCTCAAAGTGATGGACGCCACCGCCACGTCGCTGTGCATGGACAACGGCATGCCGATCATCGTCTTCGACATTTTGAAACAGGGCAACCTGCGGCGCGCGGTGCTCGGCGAAGAGATCGGCACGCTGGTCGGGGGAGGGAGCGATGCACGCGGTCATCGCTGA
- a CDS encoding phosphatidate cytidylyltransferase has translation MDSAQDVAVPLARKDAASSATSPGRTLGQRVLTALWGVPLVVALVYLGGPWLLAGVGVLIVVGLLEFYQMAGRAGHQPIWEAGLTAGVWLAVAAAWPAAWPARWVPFVLPALLVYTILTQLRRGHPDRALVNTGITLLGVIYVAYLAAYVIRLRALPAAPGGAPSPIPALLVICAVWAADSTAYFVGLTLGRHKLLPQVSPHKSREGAGAGVLAGVLTGVAFAWAAALPVGVAAAVGGLCAAVSIVGDLWESAIKREVGVKDAGRVLPGHGGMLDRFDGLLFAAVAGYAAMRWWLGL, from the coding sequence GTGGATAGCGCGCAGGACGTCGCGGTGCCGCTCGCGCGGAAGGATGCGGCCTCCTCCGCGACGAGCCCCGGCCGGACGCTCGGGCAGCGCGTGCTCACCGCGTTGTGGGGCGTGCCGCTCGTCGTGGCGCTCGTCTACCTCGGCGGACCGTGGCTGCTGGCGGGGGTCGGCGTGCTCATCGTCGTCGGGTTGCTCGAGTTCTATCAGATGGCCGGCCGGGCCGGACACCAGCCGATCTGGGAGGCGGGGCTTACGGCCGGCGTGTGGCTGGCGGTGGCCGCGGCGTGGCCGGCGGCGTGGCCGGCCCGATGGGTGCCGTTTGTGCTGCCGGCGCTGCTCGTGTACACGATCCTGACCCAGCTGCGCCGCGGGCACCCCGATCGCGCACTCGTCAACACCGGGATCACGCTGCTCGGCGTCATCTACGTCGCGTATCTCGCGGCGTACGTCATCCGGCTCCGGGCGCTCCCGGCCGCGCCGGGCGGTGCGCCGAGCCCGATCCCGGCGCTGCTGGTCATCTGCGCGGTGTGGGCCGCCGACAGCACCGCCTACTTCGTCGGCCTGACGCTCGGGCGGCACAAACTGCTGCCGCAGGTGAGCCCGCACAAGTCGCGCGAAGGGGCGGGGGCCGGCGTCCTCGCCGGGGTCCTCACGGGCGTCGCGTTCGCCTGGGCCGCGGCGCTGCCGGTCGGGGTGGCTGCCGCGGTCGGCGGATTGTGCGCCGCCGTCAGCATCGTCGGGGATCTGTGGGAGTCGGCGATCAAGCGGGAGGTCGGCGTCAAGGACGCCGGACGGGTGCTTCCGGGACACGGCGGCATGCTGGACCGCTTCGACGGCCTGCTGTTTGCCGCCGTCGCCGGGTACGCGGCGATGCGGTGGTGGCTGGGTCTGTGA
- the tsf gene encoding translation elongation factor Ts: protein MGKDGEARVEIPAVQVKALRERTGAGIIDCRNALAETAGDLEKAVQVLRAKGLAAAAKRSGRVANDGIVTAYIHGGGRLGVLVEINCETDFVARTDEFKTLARDIAMQIAASDPRYVSREEIPAEAVASERAAYIAQAIADGKSEAVAARIADGKLEKYFATVCLLDQPFIRDEGAKPRTVGEVVKDAISRTKENIKIRRFARFKLGEA from the coding sequence ATGGGGAAGGACGGGGAGGCACGCGTGGAGATTCCGGCCGTTCAGGTGAAGGCGCTGCGGGAGCGCACCGGCGCCGGCATCATCGACTGCCGCAACGCGCTCGCCGAAACGGCCGGCGACCTCGAGAAGGCGGTCCAGGTGCTGCGGGCCAAGGGACTCGCCGCGGCGGCCAAGCGTAGCGGCCGCGTCGCGAACGACGGGATCGTCACCGCGTACATCCACGGCGGGGGCCGCCTCGGCGTGCTCGTCGAGATCAACTGCGAGACCGACTTCGTGGCGCGGACCGACGAGTTCAAGACGCTCGCCCGCGACATCGCGATGCAGATCGCCGCCTCCGACCCGCGGTACGTGTCGCGCGAGGAGATCCCGGCCGAGGCCGTCGCGTCCGAGCGCGCGGCCTACATCGCGCAGGCGATCGCCGACGGCAAGTCCGAAGCGGTCGCCGCGCGCATCGCGGACGGCAAGCTCGAGAAGTACTTCGCGACGGTGTGCCTGCTCGACCAGCCGTTCATTCGCGACGAAGGGGCCAAGCCGCGCACCGTCGGCGAGGTCGTCAAGGATGCGATCTCGCGCACCAAAGAAAACATCAAGATCCGCCGTTTCGCGCGGTTCAAGCTCGGCGAAGCATGA
- a CDS encoding isoprenyl transferase, protein MSAPPAERVGPAQRALLPSGAAGGPDGKPHPTGPVALDPARIPRHVAIIMDGNGRWAERHGLSRVEGHRAGREALRRVVRGACECGIGILTLYAFSTENWRRPAGEVHALMTLLLESLDGEAQELHANGVRFRASGLVEEMPREIQDAIDRVTALTENNRTITLNLALNYGGRRELTEAVRRVARAVAAGGLRPDAIDEETIARHLFTPDLPDPDLLIRTGGEQRLSNFLLWQAAYAELYFTDVPWPEFTQAHLFEAVAAYQARERRFGGVDRG, encoded by the coding sequence GTGAGTGCGCCCCCGGCCGAACGCGTCGGGCCCGCGCAGCGCGCCCTGCTGCCGTCGGGGGCCGCCGGCGGACCTGACGGCAAGCCGCATCCCACCGGGCCCGTGGCACTCGATCCGGCGCGTATTCCGCGCCATGTCGCCATCATCATGGACGGTAACGGACGCTGGGCGGAGCGTCACGGCCTGTCGCGGGTGGAAGGACACCGCGCGGGCCGGGAAGCGCTGCGGCGCGTCGTGCGCGGCGCCTGCGAATGCGGGATCGGCATCCTGACGCTGTACGCGTTCAGCACGGAGAACTGGCGGCGTCCCGCCGGCGAGGTCCACGCCCTGATGACCCTGCTGCTCGAGTCCCTCGACGGCGAGGCGCAGGAGCTCCACGCGAACGGCGTGCGCTTCCGGGCGTCGGGGCTGGTCGAGGAAATGCCGCGGGAGATCCAGGATGCGATCGACCGGGTCACGGCCCTCACGGAGAACAACCGGACGATCACGCTCAATCTGGCGCTGAATTACGGCGGCCGCCGGGAACTCACCGAAGCCGTCCGCCGCGTCGCCCGCGCGGTCGCCGCGGGCGGGCTTCGGCCCGACGCGATCGACGAGGAGACGATCGCCCGGCACCTCTTCACGCCGGATCTTCCCGATCCGGACCTCTTGATCCGCACCGGCGGCGAACAGCGGTTGAGCAATTTTCTGCTGTGGCAGGCCGCGTACGCCGAACTGTACTTCACGGACGTTCCGTGGCCCGAGTTCACGCAGGCCCACCTCTTCGAAGCCGTGGCCGCCTACCAGGCGCGCGAGCGCCGGTTCGGCGGAGTGGACCGTGGATAG
- the frr gene encoding ribosome recycling factor produces the protein MHAVIADAKTHMQKAVDATKREFSTVRTGRAAPALLERVTVEYYGVSTPVTQVASVSVPEPRLLVIQPWDKALVKEVERAILKSDLGLTPSTDGAVIRLPIPPLTGDRRKELVKVVHKQAEDGRVAVRNIRRDHREKLERLERSGELSKDDARRHQDELQKITDQHIKEIDALLAAKEKEITEV, from the coding sequence ATGCACGCGGTCATCGCTGACGCCAAGACCCACATGCAGAAGGCCGTGGACGCGACGAAGCGGGAGTTCTCGACCGTGCGCACGGGCCGCGCCGCCCCGGCGCTGCTCGAGCGGGTGACCGTGGAGTACTACGGCGTATCGACGCCCGTCACCCAGGTGGCCAGCGTCTCCGTGCCGGAGCCGCGGCTGCTCGTCATCCAGCCGTGGGACAAGGCGCTGGTCAAAGAGGTCGAACGCGCCATTCTAAAGAGCGACCTCGGGCTGACGCCGTCGACGGACGGCGCCGTGATCCGGCTCCCGATCCCGCCGCTCACCGGCGACCGCCGCAAAGAACTCGTGAAAGTGGTGCATAAGCAGGCGGAGGACGGGCGGGTGGCGGTCCGCAACATCCGGCGCGACCATCGCGAGAAGCTGGAGCGCCTCGAACGGTCCGGCGAACTCTCCAAGGATGACGCGCGGCGCCACCAGGACGAGCTCCAGAAGATCACCGACCAGCACATCAAGGAGATCGATGCGCTGCTCGCGGCCAAAGAAAAGGAGATCACCGAGGTCTGA